Genomic DNA from Haloplanus aerogenes:
GGATCGACGGGGCGGTGACGACACCCGAGTTGCGGACGGAGGACACGGACTCGGCGCTCGTCGACGCCGACCGGTGGGAGCCGGCACCGGGCGAACGGGAGTAGGGCGTGTCAGCGCGTCGTGCTCGGCACCGATGGCCGCCGGCCCGAGTCAGCGACTGCGCGGCCTGTAGGTGTTCATCCCCAGTACGCTGTTGAGGACGCACTTCCGAGTGTAGCCCGTCACGAGCAGGATGACACCGATCAGGACGAGTATCAGCGCCATTAGCGCCTGTGGGACGGGGCCCACAGCGACGCGCATCAGCCCGGCATAGCCAACGATTCCCCCGACGAGGAGCAACGCACCGATTACGAGCCGCCCGATTCGATCGTAGCCGCCGACGTTCTTTTCCATGAGACGGTCACCAGCCGACTGTTGGCGCTCTGAAAGGATAACATTGTGAGTGAGATTTCATTTTTTGGGAAGGAGAACGGTTGGTTGATCGGTCGACCGGTAGCTCACTGGAGTCGGCCGGTGGATTCGAACAGGGACGGGACGCTACTCCACGAGCCGCTCGATTTCGGTGACGAGGATGTCGCTCGCGCCCATCGCCTTGAGGTCGTTGATGATCCCGAACACCGCACGCTCCTCGACGACGGCGTGAACGGCCACGTCGTCGGTGCCGGCCACGTCCATCACCGTCGGGCCGCCCATTCCCGGGAGCACGTCGCGGACGGCGTCGAGGCGGTCCTCGGGAACGTTCAACATCAGATACCGCCTGTCCTCGGCGGCGAGGACCGACTCGAACGCGGTGACGAGTTGCTGCACCTTCTCGTCGTCGACCACGTCCGGGCGAGCGAACAGGCGGACCGAGCTGGCGAGCACCTCCTCGATTTCGGCCAGTCGGTTGACCCGGAGGGTCGTCCCCGTCGACGTGATGTCGACGATGGCGTCGGCCATGTCGACGTGTGGGGTGAGTTCCGTCGCGCCCGTCACCTCGACGACTTCGGCGTCGATGCCTCGCTCCTCGAAAAAGTCGCGAGTGATCCGCGGGAACTCGGTGGCGACGGTGCCGCCCGCCAGATCCTCGACCGTTTCGATGTCGCCGTCTTCCGGCGCGGCGACGACGAGGCGGCAGCGGCCGAACTCCAGATCGAGCAGGTCGACGAGGTCGTGGCCCGACTCCCGCACCTGATCGAGGCCCGTGATCCCCACCGCCGCAGCGCCGTCCGCGACGTACTCGGGAATGTCGGCGGCGCGGGCGAACAGGGCGGTCACGTCGGGATCGACCGTATCCGCGTAGAGTTTCCGGTCCGCGCCGCCTTCGAGATGCAGGCCGGCGCGTTCGAGCAGGTCGATCGACGGGTCGTGCAGGCGGCCTTTGTTGGGGACGGCGATGCGCATCGAGTCACACGTCTCGTCCCCGAGGCAACTGCCTTTCGGAAGCGAGGCCGAACGTGGTGAGCCGCGGAGCGCGGTGGCGAGGCGAAATCAGCGACGCGACCGAGGCCTCGCCTACTGAAGCGCCCCCGCCACCCGCTCGCTCGCCGCCGGCGTCGCCCGCGCCCGTGCCGCCGCGACGAGATACGTCGACACCTCGCGCCGGATGCGGGCGGCGGTCACGTCGTCGTCGGCTTTCGATAGTCGCTCGTCGGTGTGGCCGATCCGCGCCGACACGTCGGTGAGCATCGTCCGCGTCAGCACCGGGACCGACGACTCGTCGGCCGCCGTCCGCACCGCCTCGATGGCGTCGGACCGCATCGCGGCCACGTCCTCGGCCGACTCGACAGCGAACGTCTCGCCGTCGGCGACCCGTTCTCGGAGCGACGCGAACGCCCCCAACCCGACGAAGGAGCCGTGCGCCCAGAGGAGCGCCCGGGCGGGCGTCGTCTCGGCCCACCCGTCGTCGCGCCGCGGGTCGACCGGGCGGTAGAGTTCCTCCAGCGCCGCCTCGGCGGGCGTCTCCTCCACGTCGACGCCCTCGACCTGCCACGGCTGCTCGGGATCGACCGACGGCAACGCCTCGCGTTCGGCCTCGAACGCGTCGCGCAACGTCTCGCGAGCGTCGACGAATCGGTCGTGGAGAGGCGTCGGCTCGTCGACGGACTGGACCAGTCGGTCGTAGCAGTGGGCGGCGTCGTCGACGGCGACGCGTGCGCGTTCGATCTCCTCGGCGATTTCACCGACGCCGAGCGGGTTGCCGAGGCGGTAGCGGCGGGGCTCGCCGAACGCCATATCCGTCCGGCCGGGGTCGGCCCGGCGCTCGATGGCGGCGTGGACCCGCACCGCTGTGACGGGGTCGCCGCCGACGTACTGCCACCGTTCCCGGAACGCGCGGCGGTCCGCGCGGACGGCGTCGGCCTCGTCGGACAGGTCCTCGCGGGTTAGCCCCTCGTCGATGGCGCGCCACGCGCCGGCGGCGAAGCGGGCTTCGGCCCGGGCGTGGGCGAACGCCTCCAGCCGCTCGAACGGCGTCGCGGCCTCGGCGGCCGCGTCGAAACTGTCGACGGCGTGCTCGCGCCGTCGACCGATGCGCTCTCGGATGGCGCCGTTCGGCACCTGCTCGGGGCCGAGAGTGGCGGGGACGGCGTCGATCAGCGACCGCGCCCGGCCGCGAGTCGCCGCGAGGTGATCGTCGCCGATGCCGACGGGGAGACGTTCGGGGATCGACGGCGGAGCGTCCGCCGTGACGGCCGCACGGATCGCCGCCCCGTCGAGTTCCGTTTCGTCGTCGCCGCCGAGCGGGTTCGTGGCGCTACAGCCCGCGAGGGCGGCGGAACCGAGGAGGGCGAGTACCCCTCGTCGAGTGGCGGTCATCGCGACCCCTCGCTCGCGTTTTGCCGCCGCCGAATCCGCTCGTTCCGCCGCTCGCACGTGCCGGAGCCGTGGCTCGATCCGTAGCTACTGATGTCGCTCGGGTCGAGCACCGTGGGGATGCGGACGAGCGTCGCGACGACATCCTCGGCGTCGGTTTCGCAGGCCACGTCGGCGTCGCGGTACCGGCGGGTGTAGCTCGTCTCCACCTCCGTCTCCGACCACTGGACGTAGCAGAGTTCGGGCGCGAAACACTCCTGCACCGTCGACTGCTCGACGTACACCGTCGCGGCGTCGTAGTCGGTCGAATCGAGGAAGTCACGAGCCTCGTCGGCACCCGGCACGTCCGCGAAGGAGACGTTCGCGGCGTCGTCGCTGCTGGTGACGAATACGTGACTCCAGTAGTGGGTGGCCCCGTCCTCGTCCGCTGTCGGGCGCTCGTCGGTCCAGACGGTCGGCTCGGTGCGGGGATTACGGAGACTGTACGCGTCGGGGTCGATAGCGACGTTGTCGACGTCTTCGGGCGGGTAGCTCGATCCCGACGACGTTTCGCCGGAACAGCCCGCGAAGCCGGTGAGGAAGGCCACGGCTCCGGAGAGAACGCGTCTGCGCGTGATGGAGGGCATCGGTTCGTGCGTCCCGCGCCGGCGGTAAACGTCTTTTCACCGAACCCCGGAGGCTTAACTCGGCCGGGGGTAAGGGTGGGACATGGCTACGCTCGCGATTCGTGGTGGGCGCATCCTCCGAACGGACATGACCGTCACCGAGGCGGACGTGCTCGTCGACCGCGAGGCCGGCGACATCGTCGAAATCGGGGCGGAACTCGGCGGCGACGAGGAACTCGACGCCGATGGCTGTCTGGTGATGCCGGGGCTGGTGAACGCCCACACCCACGTCGCCATGACACTCCTGCGCGGCCACGCCGACGACAAACCCCTCGATGCGTGGCTCCGGGAGGACATCTGGCCGGTCGAGGCGGCGCTCGAACCAGAGGACATCGAAGCCGGTGCCGCACTCGGCGTCCTGGAGATGATCAAGTCGGGGACGACGACCTTCGCGGACATGTACTTCGAAATCGACCGCACGGCCGACGTGGTCGAGGCGTCGGGGATGCGAGCGATGCTGGGCCACGGCGCCATCTCCGCCGGCAAGGACGACGAGGCGGCCCGAGCCGACATCGAGGAGAGCGTCGAAATGGCTCGACAACTCGACGGCGCCGCAGGAGGCCGAATTTCGACGGCGGTGATGCCCCACAGTCTCACGACCGTCACGCCCGAGTTGCTGGAACGCGCGGCGGAGGAGGCCCACGAGGCGGGCGTCCCCGTCCACTACCACGCCAACGAGACGCGGGACGAGGTCGACCCCATCGTCGAGGAGCGGGGGGCGCGGCCGCTGGCGTGGGCGAAGGAGCGAGGACTCTGCACCGAGGCGGATTTCCTCGCCCACGGCGTCCACCTCGACGGGACGGAGATCGACCTCCTGTCCGAAACCGGCACGGGCGTCGTCCACTGCCCGGCGTCGAACATGAAACTCGCGTCGGGGATGGCGCCGGTGCAGCGCCTCCTCGACGCCGGCGTGTCGGTCGGCCTCGGCACCGACGGCGCCGCCTCGAACAACGACCTCGACCTCTTCGACGAACTGCGCGACGCGGCGATGCTAGGTAAACTCGCGGCCGACGACGCGAGCGCGGTCGCCGCGCCCGACGCCGTGCGGATGGCGACGGCTGGCGGCGCCGACGTACTCGGACTGTACACCGGCCGGATCGAGGCCGGCGCCGCGGCCGACCTCGCGGTGATCGACCTCGACGCGCCACACCTGACGCCAGAACACGACCTCGTGAGCCATCTCGCCTACGCCGTCCGCGGGTCGGACGTGCGCCACACGGTCTGTGACGGGCAGGTGCTCATGCGCGACCGCGAGGTGCTGACGCTGGACGAGGCGGCGGTGATGGACCGGGCGGCGACACGTGCCGCGGCGTTGCTGGAGCGAGCGGGCGTCTAACTCGGTGGATCGCCCGCGGATTCGTCGTCGTTCGTGTCCGCGCTCTCGACCCGCTCCGTGAGGTCGGTCGAGACGGCACAGATACCGCTCGGGTTGCCGTCATCGTCGAAGATTGGGCTCTTGATCGTGAGATGCATGTGGTCGCCGTCGGTGTGGGGGACCGACTCCTCCGTCCGGATCGTCTCGCCCGTCTCCAACACCCGCCGGTCGTCGGCGCGGAACGCCTCGGCGACCGCGTCGGGGAACAGGTCGGCGGCTGTCAGCCCCGTCACGTCGGCGTCGTCGTCGAGCCCCAGCATCTCCCGAGCCGTGTCGTTGAACAGGCGGTAGGTGCCGTCGACGTCTTTCACGAAGATGGCGGCGTCGACGGTGTCGAGCACCGCCTGCAGGCGCCGGTTCGTCTCCTGCAGTCGCTGCTGGCGCCCCTTGCGGTCGGTGATATCCTGCACGACGCCGATGGCGTGGACGGGCGTGCCGTCCTCGAATGTAATCTCGGCCCGTTCGCGGACCCACTTCGTCTCCCCGTCGACGACGATGCGGTGTTCGATGTCGTAGGGTTGGCCGTCCAGCGCCGCCGTCCACTTCTGCTCGACGAACGCCCGGTCCTCCGGGTGGACGTAGGAGAGGAACTGCTCGTGATCGAGCGGCTCGTCGAGGTCGGTCGTCTCGAAAATCTCGTACACCCCGTCCGACCAGTGGAGGTCGTCGGAAGCGATATCCGTCCACCAACTCCCCAGATTCGCCACCGACTGCGCCTGCCGGAGGTGCGCCTCGCGTCGCTTCAGTTCCGCCGCCATCCGCTGGCGCTCGATGGCGTTCGTCACCCGATTCGCGAGGACGGTGTACTGGTCGGTCCCCGTCTCCTTCTGGAGGTAGTCGGTGACGCCGTGAGCGATAGCCTCGCTCGCGATGGCCTCGCTCCCTTGCCCGGTAAAGAGGACGAATGGGAGGTCGGGATAGTCGTCACGGACGCGGTCGAGGAAGTCGAGGCCGTCCATCTCCGGCATCTGGTAGTCGCTGATGATGGCGTCGATAGACGGCTCGTCCCCGTCGAGGCGGTCGAGGGCCGCGTGCACACTCGTCTCGGTGACGATCTGGAGTCGATCGTCCGTGCGAGCCAGAAATTCGGCTACCAAGTCGAGAACCGCCTCGTCGTCGTCCACGCACAACACCTGGAACTCCTCGTCCATATCAGTCGTTTGAGAGAGGTTAGGTGGCTAACGACGGCCAATCTACTAATAGTTTGTCGGTGTGGCAATGTTGGCACGGCCAGCAAGCGAGGCACTGGAGACGGTAGCGTTTTGCCACGCCTGCCGTTACGGAGCGTATGACCGCTCCGACGATAGACGAACGACTGGACGACCCCGAGGCCGCCCGTGCCGACGGGCGTCGGAAGATGGACTGGGCGGAGGCACACATGCCCATCCTCGCCGAACTCCGCGAGGACTTCGAAGCCGACCAACCCCTTGCCGGCGAGCGAATCGCGATGGCGATGCACGTCGAGGCCAAGACGGCCGTCCTCGTCGAACTTCTCGCCGTCGGCGGCGCGGAGGTGGCCATCACCGGCTGTAACCCGCTCTCGACGCAGAACGACGTGAGCGCGGCGTTGAACGCCGTCGA
This window encodes:
- a CDS encoding amidohydrolase, coding for MATLAIRGGRILRTDMTVTEADVLVDREAGDIVEIGAELGGDEELDADGCLVMPGLVNAHTHVAMTLLRGHADDKPLDAWLREDIWPVEAALEPEDIEAGAALGVLEMIKSGTTTFADMYFEIDRTADVVEASGMRAMLGHGAISAGKDDEAARADIEESVEMARQLDGAAGGRISTAVMPHSLTTVTPELLERAAEEAHEAGVPVHYHANETRDEVDPIVEERGARPLAWAKERGLCTEADFLAHGVHLDGTEIDLLSETGTGVVHCPASNMKLASGMAPVQRLLDAGVSVGLGTDGAASNNDLDLFDELRDAAMLGKLAADDASAVAAPDAVRMATAGGADVLGLYTGRIEAGAAADLAVIDLDAPHLTPEHDLVSHLAYAVRGSDVRHTVCDGQVLMRDREVLTLDEAAVMDRAATRAAALLERAGV
- a CDS encoding YgaP family membrane protein, which translates into the protein MEKNVGGYDRIGRLVIGALLLVGGIVGYAGLMRVAVGPVPQALMALILVLIGVILLVTGYTRKCVLNSVLGMNTYRPRSR
- the hisG gene encoding ATP phosphoribosyltransferase — encoded protein: MRIAVPNKGRLHDPSIDLLERAGLHLEGGADRKLYADTVDPDVTALFARAADIPEYVADGAAAVGITGLDQVRESGHDLVDLLDLEFGRCRLVVAAPEDGDIETVEDLAGGTVATEFPRITRDFFEERGIDAEVVEVTGATELTPHVDMADAIVDITSTGTTLRVNRLAEIEEVLASSVRLFARPDVVDDEKVQQLVTAFESVLAAEDRRYLMLNVPEDRLDAVRDVLPGMGGPTVMDVAGTDDVAVHAVVEERAVFGIINDLKAMGASDILVTEIERLVE
- a CDS encoding PAS domain-containing response regulator, which codes for MDEEFQVLCVDDDEAVLDLVAEFLARTDDRLQIVTETSVHAALDRLDGDEPSIDAIISDYQMPEMDGLDFLDRVRDDYPDLPFVLFTGQGSEAIASEAIAHGVTDYLQKETGTDQYTVLANRVTNAIERQRMAAELKRREAHLRQAQSVANLGSWWTDIASDDLHWSDGVYEIFETTDLDEPLDHEQFLSYVHPEDRAFVEQKWTAALDGQPYDIEHRIVVDGETKWVRERAEITFEDGTPVHAIGVVQDITDRKGRQQRLQETNRRLQAVLDTVDAAIFVKDVDGTYRLFNDTAREMLGLDDDADVTGLTAADLFPDAVAEAFRADDRRVLETGETIRTEESVPHTDGDHMHLTIKSPIFDDDGNPSGICAVSTDLTERVESADTNDDESAGDPPS